The Anopheles merus strain MAF chromosome 2L, AmerM5.1, whole genome shotgun sequence genome has a segment encoding these proteins:
- the LOC121593033 gene encoding GTP-binding protein 1 — MKPSATKQAPVGALGSGANSSKLPDGISSPNGTSTGDRKFVDYSSIREKTVLVGPTEEQFDLLMKRLEERISASRGETVYEIGIGEDGSENGLVPDDYAASVATLESLAAMLGADCVPLRTRKAEQGNTGQYLIRRKVEEDDFTEVRVAVVGNVDAGKSTLLGVLTHGELDNGRGFARQRLFRHKHEIESGRTSSVGNDILGFDSVGNVVNKPDHGTLDWVKICEKSAKVITFIDLAGHERYLKTTVFGMTGHAPDFGMLMIGANSGIVGMTKEHLGLALALSVPVFVVVTKIDMCPPNILQENLKLLYKILKSQGCRKVPVMVKTSDDVVLSATNFVSERLCPIFQVSNVTGENLDLLKMFLNLLNVRTTGNDALPTEFQIDDTYAVPGVGTVVSGITLQGIVRLNDTLLLGPDPLGDFQPITIKSIHRKRMVVREVRSGQTASFALKKIKRSQIRKGMVMVSQALNPQACWEFDCEILVLHHPTTISSKYGRWSAMVHCGSIRQTAQILQMSKECLRTGDKAVVRFRFIKNPEYMKPGQRMVFREGRTKAVGNVIQPLYTPGSIQQRSKPNKMQSNRGAMVGGMQTGSGMTCSANMPLSKGSSATVDGGAAADAAAAAAAGGMDNGTANSSPTSESTPVLDIGTDKRNHRPAGGGKKRNNMAGATGAGPSLPPASGKVLSAGSSGTASQQSVASVVAPGASSSAASGGAAVAVDMSKLSIASN; from the exons atgaaaccaagcgcaacaaaacaagcacCAGTGGGCGCGCTCGGTTCGGGTGCGAACAGCAGCAAACTTCCGGACGGGATTTCATCACCCAACGGTACCAGCACGGGCGACCGGAAGTTCGTCGATTACTCTAGTATTCGAGAGAAGACGGTTCTGGTAGGGCCGACAGAGGAGCAGTTTGATCTGCTGATGAAACGATTAGAAGAACGTATTTCCGCCAGCCGTGGTGAGACGGTGTACGAGATTGGCATTGGGGAAG ATGGAAGCGAAAATGGTCTCGTGCCGGATGATTATGCTGCGTCCGTGGCAACGCTGGAATCCCTGGCAGCTATGCTTGGCGCGGACTGTGTTCCGCTGCGCACCCGAAAGGCGGAGCAGGGCAATACCGGGCAGTACCTCATCCGGCGGAAGGTAGAGGAGGACGATTTCACCGAGGTGCGGGTCGCGGTCGTGGGCAATGTGGATGCCGGGAAGTCCACCCTGCTGGGCGTGCTGACCCACGGCGAGCTGGACAATGGCCGGGGGTTCGCGAGACAGCGGCTCTTTCGCCACAAGCACGAGATTGAGAGTGGCCGCACCAGCTCGGTAGGAAATGACATCCTTGGGTTTGACAGTGTAGGCAATGTGGTGAACAAACCGGACCATGGCACCCTCGACTGGGTGAAGATATGCGAAAAGTCGGCCAAAGTCATCACGTTCATTGATTTGGCCGGCCATGAGCGGTACTTGAAGACGACCGTGTTCGGCATGACGGGCCATGCGCCGGATTTCGGCATGCTGATG ATTGGAGCGAACTCCGGTATCGTGGGCATGACGAAAGAACATCTGGGGCTGGCGTTAGCCCTGTCCGTGCCGGTATTCGTCGTCGTCACCAAGATCGACATGTGCCCGCCGAACATACTGCAGGAGAATTTGAAGCTGCTgtacaaaatattgaaatcgCAGGGTTGCCGCAAGGTGCCGGTGATGGTGAAAACGAGCGATGACGTCGTGCTGAGCGCCACCAACTTCGTGTCGGAGCGGTTATGTCCCATCTTTCAAGTGTCAAACGTGACCGGCGAGAACCTGGACCTGCTGAAAATGTTCCTCAACCTGCTGAACGTGCGCACCACGGGCAACGATGCCCTGCCGACCGAGTTCCAGATTGACGATACGTATGCCGTACCG GGTGTTGGAACCGTCGTGTCAGGGATCACGCTTCAGGGGATTGTGCGGCTAAACGATACGCTGCTGCTCGGGCCGGATCCGTTGGGGGACTTCCAGCCGATCACAATCAAAAGCATCCACCGCAAGCGCATGGTGGTGCGCGAGGTGCGCAGCGGGCAGACGGCCAGCTTTGCGCTGAAGAAAATCAAGCGCTCCCAGATACGCAAGGGCATGGTGATGGTTAGCCAGGCGCTGAACCCGCAGGCCTGCTGGGAGTTTGACTGCGAGATACTGGTGCTGCACCATCCGACTACGATCTCGAGCAAGTACGGGCGCTGGTCGGCGATGGTACACTGCGGCAGCATCCGGCAGACGGCGCAGATCTTGCAAATGTCCAAGGAATGCTTGCGCACCGGCGACAAGGCCGTGGTGCGGTTCCGCTTCATCAAGAATCCCGAGTACATGAAGCCGGGCCAGCGCATGGTGTTCCGCGAGGGGCGCACGAAAGCGGTCGGGAACGTGATTCAGCCGCTGTACACGCCTGGCAGCATCCAGCAACGCTCCAAGCCGAACAAAATGCAATCGAACCGTGGTGCGATGGTGGGCGGAATGCAGACCGGGTCTGGGATGACCTGTTCCGCTAACATGCCACTGTCCAAGGGGTCCAGTGCCACGGTGGACGGAGGTGCGgcggctgatgctgctgctgctgctgcggcgggAGGCATGGACAATGGCACGGCCAACAGTTCGCCGACCAGCGAGTCAACGCCCGTGCTGGACATTGGGACGGATAAGCGCAACCACCGGCCAGCGGGCGGTGGTAAGAAGCGCAACAATATGGCGGGGGCCACCGGAGCAGGGCCAAGTTTACCGCCCGCCAGCGGTAAGGTGTTATCGGCCGGTAGTTCAGGGACGGCCTCACAACAATCGGTTGCTTCGGTGGTTGCCCCTGGAGCATCATCGTCGGCCGCGTCCGGTGGGGCCGCCGTCGCCGTTGACATGAGCAAACTATCCATTGCTTCCAACTAG
- the LOC121593035 gene encoding protein NCBP2AS2 homolog, which translates to MVLQLILRYLANNEQLIQRLADSYPLRRAAQMVLSAYYRSRSIAEQQKLIGMSPERLQQALRSFKSNVQKEIENAKNDLGKKK; encoded by the coding sequence ATGGTGCTGCAACTGATTCTGCGATACCTGGCCAACAACGAGCAGCTGATCCAGCGGTTGGCCGACTCGTACCCGTTGCGCAGGGCCGCTCAGATGGTGCTGAGCGCGTACTATCGCAGTCGCTCCATTGCCGAGCAGCAGAAGCTGATCGGAATGTCGCCGGAGCGGTTGCAGCAGGCGTTGCGCAGCTTCAAGTCGAACGTGCAGAAGGAGATCGAAAATGCGAAGAATGATTTGGGCAAGAAAAAGTGA
- the LOC121593034 gene encoding mediator of RNA polymerase II transcription subunit 9: MDAVETKPQICNIPETKIQPVEIEILPVVYDIIRSVEKDPIDNTAKQKESAECSHKVTELQKTLEAARSTIRKLHGIEYSKEEQLRRLESLRKQLALKQQLIKKYKNVQF, translated from the exons ATGGACGCCGtcgaaacaaaaccacaaatctGCAACATTCCAG AAACCAAAATTCAGCCCGTAGAAATCGAGATACTGCCGGTGGTGTACGACATTATCCGAAG TGTTGAGAAGGATCCGATAGATAACACCGCGAAACAAAAGGAAAGTGCCGAGTGCAGCCATAAG GTCACTGAGCTTCAAAAAACACTCGAAGCGGCCCGATCAACCATCCGCAAGCTGCACGGGATCGAGTACAGCAAGGAGGAACAGCTGCGACGGCTCGAAAGTTTGCGCAAACAGCTAGCCCTGAAGCAACAGCTGATCAAGAAGTACAAGAACGTCCAGTTCTAG
- the LOC121593587 gene encoding G-protein coupled receptor dmsr-1-like: MSSTELGEFVINVTDGPHSLAGVEDGANISTATTAHLLYCGKALDDFHTSYAKAHGIVCLLVCIFGSIANTLNIVVLTRREMRSPTNAILTGLAIADLLVMLDYMPYAINSIPYLRLSREERLTYGWAWYIMFHSIFAQICHTISIWLTVTLAIWRYIAVAYPQRNRQWCDMSKTLAAIFSSYIVCPFLAVPIYLSFSIQSNVELLGCDGNTLTPDAIGNVSQGRNVTLYRLGTSQLVRDNPALLNVNFWIYSVVFKLIPCIALTILSLRLIGALLEAKQRRSQLTGTATGLKQIVDGRVVDAKAGKQTDKEKQTDRTTRMLLAVLLLFLITEFPQGILGLLSAVLKKDFFFNCYLKLGDVMDVLALVNSAINFILYCSMSRQFRSTFNDLFRPRILDRWMAVPQGDDDQAGRGQHQDAATTQITQI, translated from the exons ATGAGCTCGACGGAATTGGGAGAATTTGTAATAAATGTCACCGATGGACCGCACAGTCTGGCGGGCGTTGAGGATGGGGCCAACATCTCGACCGCAACAACCGCACACCTGCTGTACTGTGGCAAGGCGCTGGATGATTTCCACACCAG CTACGCCAAAGCGCACGGGATCGTCTGTCTGCTGGTGTGCATCTTTGGCAGCATTGCCAACACGCTCAACATTGTGGTGCTGACGCGGCGCGAGATGCGATCGCCGACCAACGCCATCCTGACCGGGCTGGCGATCGCCGATCTGCTCGTCATGCTCGACTACATGCCCTACGCAATCAACTCCATCCCGTACCTGCGGCTGTCGCGCGAGGAGCGGCTCACGTACGGCTGGGCCTGGTACATCATGTTTCACTCGATCTTCGCCCAGATCTGCCACACGATCTCGATCTGGCTGACGGTGACGCTGGCCATCTGGCGCTACATCGCCGTCGCCTACCCGCAGCGCAACCGCCAGTGGTGCGACATGTCCAAAACGCTGGCCGCCATCTTCAGCTCCTACATCGTGTGCCCGTTTCTGGCCGTACCGATCTACCTCTCCTTCAGCATCCAGTCGAACGTGGAGCTGCTCGGGTGCGACGGCAACACGCTCACGCCGGACGCCATCGGCAATGTTTCGCAGGGCCGCAACGTGACGCTGTACCGGCTCGGTACGTCCCAGCTGGTGCGCGATAATCCGGCCCTGCTGAACGTGAACTTTTGGATCTACAGCGTCGTGTTCAAGCTGATACCGTGCATCGCGCTGACCATCCTCAGTCTACGGTTGATAGGTGCGCTGCTAGAGGCAAAGCAGCGCCGCAGCCAACTGACCGGCACAGCCACCGGTCTGAAGCAGATCGTCGACGGCCGGGTGGTGGACGCAAAGGCCGGCAAGCAAACGGACAAGGAGAAGCAGACGGACCGGACGACGCGCATGCTGCTCGCGGTGCTGCTACTGTTTCTCATCACCGAGTTCCCCCAGGGCATCCTTGGCTTGCTGAGCGCCGTGCTGAAGAAGGACTTTTTCTTCAACTGCTACCTCAAGCTCG GTGACGTGATGGACGTGCTGGCGTTGGTCAACTCGGCGATAAACTTCATCCTCTACTGCTCGATGAGCCGCCAGTTCCGCAGCACGTTCAACGATCTGTTCCGCCCGCGCATCCTGGACCGGTGGATGGCGGTGCCGCAAGGGGACGACGACCAGGCGGGACGCGGCCAGCACCAGGACGCAGCGACAACGCAGATTACTCAGATATAG